Proteins from a genomic interval of Pseudophryne corroboree isolate aPseCor3 chromosome 4, aPseCor3.hap2, whole genome shotgun sequence:
- the LOC134911912 gene encoding uncharacterized protein LOC134911912, giving the protein MDDTIMLEMHPVSEGISPPAPVSTPPQQSTPPPQHSPTTPVTQGPDQVFWTIWARQQATNEDCLRRQTQMFASLPSHLRRISRNLSRQNETNTRIANTMEIIRADITHVMGNLQRIMEEQHRQQQSYINILKSNQMINESMSRIVDNKNAATRELNATLTNLNETLRSLQQQQTSSSSGTTTPNVTPVSSPPRRSTRARQHDSGKGKGQDKQPPK; this is encoded by the coding sequence atggatgacacaatcatgttagaaatgcatccagtaagcgaaggaatcagccccccagcacctgtgagtactcccccacagcaaagcacaccaccaccccaacacagcccaacaacaccagtaacacaaggccctgatcaagtgttctggaccatttgggctagacagcaggccactaatgaagattgcctgcgtaggcagacccaaatgtttgcaagcctaccatctcacctcagacgaatcagcagaaatctgagtagacaaaatgaaacaaacacaagaattgcaaataccatggaaatcatacgtgcagacattacacatgtcatgggcaacttacagcgcataatggaagaacagcacagacaacagcaaagctatataaacattttaaaaagcaatcaaatgatcaatgaatccatgtccagaattgtagacaataaaaatgctgcaacacgtgaactcaatgccaccctcactaacctcaatgaaacactcagatccctgcagcaacagcaaacaagcagcagttctggtacgactactccaaatgtaacgccagtgtcatcaccaccaaggcgctccaccagagcacgccaacatgacagtggtaaaggcaaaggccaggacaagcaaccacccaaataa